DNA from Debaryomyces hansenii CBS767 chromosome A complete sequence:
ACAGGTAAATTTACAAGAAACTTAGTTGATCATGGATGGAGCGATCAGTTAATTGTTGTTGAACCTTCTGAAGGGATGTTGAAGacatttgataaaaaatttCCAGAAATTAGAAAGTTTCAAGGGTCTTCATATGATATTCCGTTACCAGATTCGTCGGTGGATTCTGTGATTATAGCACAAGGATTCCATTGGTTTAGTGACGAGAGTTCTCTCATAGAGATAAATCGAGTTTTAAAACTGACTGGTACTCTTGGGTGTATTTGGAACTTTGATGCTCCGTCTATTAGTCAGAATTTGCATCATCCATTACCTGAAACCAAAATTCtttatgataatattgCTCCTGAAGTAGAGTCCAAGCTTAGTGTTTCCAATTCGAATAATGTTAGCCTAAAGattaaagaattcttcGCTTTACATCCTTGGTGTGTTGAGGTTAGTGAGTACATCTATTCATTTGATATAAAAGTACCTCAGTACCGTCATGGGAAGTGGAAAGAACTATTATGCaaggaaaataaatacttcaGTCCAATACTGAAAGAAATTTTCTTGTTATACATTTCTCGTGTCAAGCCTGAAGATGTATATAAGTATTGGGAAACCAGATCCTTTATTACAGATCTAAATGCCGATGAAAGATTAGAGATTCAAAAGAAGGTTGAATCATTAGTTAGAAATGTAGTTAcagaaaatgataaaacaAAACTCAACGGTGACAACTACCTCGAGAAATCTATGGGGACGCATTCAATTGTTACTAAagtaattaaataatatattgataactataaaaatacatatttCATTTTGTGCCCATATATCTATTATAAATGGTTTTTTTAAACCAGAGACTTTGTTCTTCCGTTAATCCAAATACTTCCTAGATAGTCGTATTCCGAaactaattcatcatcaaatacaAATTTGTGGCCTTTCTCAACCAGACCGTCATTATGAGGATGGCtatcaattatatcataTGCACAGTATTGGTAGcttgaacaaattgaattcttgTTCCACCCTTTCTGAGGATTtactttttctttttgcTTATGCTTAATGGATTCTTCATCGCTAAGCTCGTCCATGTCTTTAGTTCTTTCTTTCCAATCGTCCTTGATTAGATTTTCATTCCTTAATTCGAATGGACTTCCTGGTCGCCTTAATATAGGCAAGTCTG
Protein-coding regions in this window:
- a CDS encoding DEHA2A03168p (similar to CA1925|IPF18587 Candida albicans), whose protein sequence is MPQTHSTAINSYNSNHSSYDQLRPSFSPKIVDQFLVDLGLGSIKDNKIVYDNKKKILELAAGTGKFTRNLVDHGWSDQLIVVEPSEGMLKTFDKKFPEIRKFQGSSYDIPLPDSSVDSVIIAQGFHWFSDESSLIEINRVLKSTGTLGCIWNFDAPSISQNLHHPLPETKILYDNIAPEVESKLSVSNSNNVSLKIKEFFALHPWCVEVSEYIYSFDIKVPQYRHGKWKELLCKENKYFSPISKEIFLLYISRVKPEDVYKYWETRSFITDLNADERLEIQKKVESLVRNVVTENDKTKLNGDNYLEKSMGTHSIVTKVIK